In Salinibacterium sp. dk2585, a single window of DNA contains:
- a CDS encoding NUDIX hydrolase, with amino-acid sequence MSAERGSDELLADESAPQTILASDVVFEGAVWDVRRDRFAYGEGEIVREYVAHTGAVAVLALDEHERMLLIKQYRHPIATRDWELPAGLLDQEGEDPLEAAKRELEEEVDLSAREWSPLLEFFTSPGGSDELLRVYLARGLETVTHDFERGDEEADMELRWVAIDEVLDAIRAGRVRNGILVAATLALAAGR; translated from the coding sequence ATGAGCGCTGAGCGGGGGAGTGACGAGCTGCTTGCGGATGAGTCCGCCCCGCAGACGATCCTCGCCTCCGACGTCGTGTTCGAGGGTGCCGTCTGGGACGTGCGTCGCGACCGTTTCGCCTATGGCGAGGGCGAGATCGTGCGCGAGTATGTGGCGCACACGGGAGCCGTCGCCGTGCTTGCCCTCGACGAGCATGAGCGGATGCTCCTGATCAAGCAGTATCGCCACCCCATCGCGACTCGCGACTGGGAGCTCCCTGCCGGCCTGCTCGACCAGGAGGGTGAGGACCCGCTCGAGGCGGCCAAGCGCGAACTCGAGGAGGAGGTCGACCTCTCGGCGCGCGAGTGGAGCCCGCTGCTCGAGTTCTTCACGTCACCGGGCGGGAGCGACGAGCTCCTGCGCGTGTACCTCGCGCGCGGACTCGAGACGGTCACGCACGACTTCGAGCGCGGCGACGAAGAGGCCGACATGGAGCTTCGCTGGGTCGCGATCGACGAGGTGTTGGACGCGATCCGCGCGGGGCGCGTGCGCAACGGCATCCTCGTCGCGGCCACCCTGGCGCTCGCCGCAGGACGGTAG
- a CDS encoding TlyA family RNA methyltransferase, producing the protein MAETARLDAALAARGLARSRTHAARLIADGLVSVDGVQAVKSSQQVLDSNAIEVAGADHYVSRAAHKLVAALDAFAIPVAGRTALDVGASTGGFTQVLCERGAARVIALDVGHGQLAAEVAADPRVTVVEGFNARELSPESLADAVGESLVPDLVVGDLSFISLTMVIPALVRTAPAGADLVLLVKPQFEVGRTGIREGIVRDPGLRADAVATVLWSAWDAGLGTAGIVSSPILGGAGNHEYLVHLSTLGSNPTEWLERVSELSR; encoded by the coding sequence ATCGCTGAGACGGCCCGCCTCGACGCGGCACTTGCCGCGCGCGGACTCGCTCGATCGCGCACCCACGCCGCGCGCCTGATCGCGGACGGCCTCGTGAGTGTGGACGGCGTGCAGGCGGTGAAGTCGTCGCAGCAGGTGCTCGACTCGAACGCGATCGAGGTTGCGGGCGCTGACCACTATGTCAGCCGCGCCGCGCACAAGCTGGTCGCGGCGCTGGATGCCTTCGCGATCCCGGTCGCGGGGCGCACAGCCTTGGATGTCGGGGCTTCGACGGGCGGCTTCACGCAGGTGCTGTGCGAGCGCGGCGCCGCGCGAGTGATTGCCCTCGACGTGGGGCACGGGCAGCTGGCGGCTGAGGTCGCGGCCGACCCCCGCGTCACCGTCGTCGAGGGGTTCAACGCTCGGGAACTCAGCCCGGAATCGCTCGCAGACGCCGTGGGTGAGTCGCTTGTGCCTGACCTCGTGGTGGGTGACCTGTCGTTCATCAGCCTCACGATGGTCATCCCTGCCCTCGTGCGCACGGCTCCCGCGGGAGCGGACCTCGTGCTCCTCGTCAAGCCGCAGTTCGAGGTGGGACGCACGGGCATCCGCGAGGGGATCGTGCGCGACCCTGGCCTGAGGGCCGATGCGGTGGCGACGGTGCTGTGGAGCGCCTGGGATGCGGGGCTCGGTACCGCGGGCATCGTCTCCTCACCAATCCTCGGCGGCGCGGGTAATCACGAGTACCTCGTGCATCTCAGCACTCTCGGCAGCAATCCGACAGAATGGTTGGAGCGCGTTTCAGAGCTGAGCCGGTGA
- the recN gene encoding DNA repair protein RecN yields MIEEIQIRNLGVIGEASLPLGPGFTALTGETGAGKTMVVTALGLLLGARADSGVVRKGNPAASVEGRWLIDERSPVTERVADAGGEVDPIGGSRAELILNRSVTAEGRSRAVVGGRSAPVGVLADLGSQLVVVHGQSEQLRLKSSTAQREALDRFAGEELATVLAEYQSAYREWQDSQGELDVLVAERDRRAREAEELRGALDEIEAVAPLPDEDTQLDERIERLGNLEDLRLAAESARVLLAGDLDETPAAATLLDAARRQLERVSAHDASLASIAESVTSASFVVADLGSQLASYLGGLDAEAATELERLQERRAELATLTRKYGPTLTDVIAFVDEGSARLLELDSDSDRISELSASVERNRERIGALASQLHNIRAAAGGRLGEEVSAELSALAMPDATLAVEVTERAEYGLSGKDQVALLLQPHPGAEPRPLGRGASGGELSRVMLAIEVVLAGSDPVPTFVFDEVDAGVGGAAAIEIGRRLARLAERSQVIVVTHLAQVAAFASNHLSVVKDSDGSVTASSVRQLTGEERTAEMARLLSGLPDSSSGLEHARELLELAAE; encoded by the coding sequence GTGATCGAGGAGATCCAAATCCGCAATCTCGGAGTCATCGGAGAGGCGAGCTTGCCGCTCGGGCCGGGGTTCACTGCGCTCACGGGCGAGACGGGCGCGGGCAAGACCATGGTCGTCACGGCGCTCGGGCTCCTGCTGGGCGCCCGTGCCGACAGCGGCGTCGTGCGCAAGGGCAACCCGGCAGCCTCGGTGGAGGGCCGGTGGCTCATCGACGAGCGCAGCCCGGTGACCGAGCGAGTTGCGGATGCCGGCGGCGAGGTCGATCCCATCGGCGGCAGTCGTGCCGAGTTGATCCTGAACCGCAGCGTCACCGCGGAGGGACGCAGCCGGGCTGTTGTCGGGGGGCGCTCGGCTCCCGTCGGCGTGCTCGCAGACCTGGGGAGCCAGCTCGTTGTCGTGCACGGCCAGTCCGAGCAGTTGCGCCTCAAGTCGTCCACTGCCCAGCGCGAGGCACTCGACCGTTTCGCGGGCGAGGAGCTCGCGACCGTCCTTGCGGAATACCAGTCGGCGTACCGCGAGTGGCAGGACAGCCAGGGCGAGCTCGATGTGCTCGTGGCCGAGCGCGACCGTCGCGCGCGCGAGGCCGAGGAGCTGCGTGGAGCGCTCGACGAGATCGAGGCGGTCGCGCCGCTGCCCGATGAGGACACGCAACTGGATGAACGCATCGAGCGCCTTGGGAACCTCGAAGACCTGCGCCTCGCCGCCGAGTCGGCCCGGGTGCTCCTGGCCGGCGACCTCGATGAGACCCCTGCAGCCGCGACGCTCCTCGATGCCGCGCGCCGACAGCTTGAGCGGGTGTCGGCCCACGATGCCTCGCTCGCCTCCATCGCCGAATCCGTGACGAGCGCATCGTTCGTGGTTGCCGACCTCGGCTCACAGTTGGCGAGCTATCTCGGCGGGCTCGACGCCGAGGCTGCGACGGAACTCGAGCGACTCCAGGAGCGCCGGGCGGAACTTGCGACGCTCACGCGAAAGTATGGGCCGACCCTGACTGACGTCATCGCCTTCGTCGACGAGGGCAGCGCACGACTCCTCGAACTCGACAGTGACAGCGATCGCATCAGCGAGCTCTCGGCATCCGTGGAGCGCAACAGGGAGCGAATCGGGGCGCTCGCATCCCAGCTGCACAACATCCGTGCCGCCGCGGGAGGCAGGCTCGGCGAGGAGGTCAGCGCCGAACTGAGCGCGCTCGCGATGCCCGACGCGACCCTCGCGGTCGAGGTCACGGAGCGGGCGGAGTACGGGCTGAGCGGCAAGGACCAGGTCGCCCTGCTGCTGCAGCCACACCCCGGTGCGGAACCGCGTCCGCTCGGCCGGGGCGCATCCGGGGGAGAGCTCTCGCGGGTCATGCTCGCGATCGAGGTCGTGCTGGCGGGAAGCGATCCCGTGCCGACCTTCGTCTTCGATGAAGTCGACGCGGGCGTCGGCGGTGCCGCGGCGATCGAGATCGGTCGGCGACTCGCCCGACTCGCAGAGCGTTCGCAGGTCATCGTCGTCACCCATCTGGCCCAGGTGGCGGCATTCGCGAGCAACCATCTCTCGGTCGTGAAAGACAGCGACGGCTCCGTGACCGCAAGCAGCGTGCGCCAGCTGACGGGCGAGGAGCGCACTGCCGAGATGGCGCGACTGCTCTCAGGCCTGCCCGACTCCTCGAGCGGCCTCGAACACGCGCGCGAACTGCTGGAGCTCGCCGCCGAATAA
- a CDS encoding CTP synthase — protein sequence MVDNSNAGTTKHIFVTGGVVSSLGKGLTAASLGNLLTARGLRVVMQKLDPYLNVDPGTMNPFQHGEVFVTDDGAETDLDIGHYERFLDINLDQAANVTTGQIYSTVIARERRGEYLGDTVQVIPHITDEIKRRMRLQAQEPADGSPRPDVIITEIGGTVGDIESQPFIEAARQVRHELGRGNCFFVHVSLVPYLSAAGEQKTKPTQHSVAALRSIGIQPDAIVLRSDRPVADSMNRKIALMCDVDPEAVVNCPDASSIYDIPSTLHDQGLDAYIIDHLGLDASDVDWTGWQGLLDVVHNPKHEVTIGLVGKYIDLPDAYLSVTEALKAGGFANDTRVRLEWVPSDECETPEGASRMLAHLDGICVPGGFGIRGIEGKLGALRFARENGIPTLGLCLGLQCMVIEYARDVAGLAGASSTEFDPGTPVPVIATMAEQVDIIAGGDLGGTMRLGLYEADLAEGSLVSELYGGPSASERHRHRYEVNNAYREQIADAGLWFSGTSPDGTLVEYVELPRDVHPFYVGTQAHPELRSRPNNAHPLFSGLVAAALDRQRASRLFEVSEAAETTAV from the coding sequence GTGGTGGACAATTCGAACGCGGGCACAACCAAGCACATCTTCGTCACCGGGGGTGTCGTCTCCTCCCTGGGCAAGGGCCTCACGGCGGCCAGCCTGGGCAACCTCCTGACGGCCCGCGGTCTGCGCGTCGTCATGCAGAAGCTCGATCCCTATCTCAACGTGGATCCGGGCACCATGAACCCCTTCCAGCACGGTGAAGTCTTCGTGACGGATGACGGCGCCGAGACTGACCTCGACATCGGGCACTACGAGCGCTTCCTCGACATCAACCTCGACCAGGCGGCCAACGTCACGACGGGCCAGATCTACTCGACCGTGATCGCGCGCGAGCGCCGCGGTGAGTACCTCGGTGACACCGTGCAGGTCATCCCGCACATCACCGACGAGATCAAGCGCCGGATGCGCCTGCAGGCGCAGGAGCCGGCCGACGGCAGCCCCCGCCCCGACGTCATCATCACCGAGATCGGCGGAACGGTCGGCGATATCGAGTCGCAGCCCTTCATCGAGGCGGCCCGCCAGGTGCGTCACGAGCTCGGCCGGGGCAACTGCTTCTTCGTACACGTGTCGCTCGTTCCCTACCTCAGCGCGGCGGGCGAGCAGAAGACCAAGCCGACGCAGCACTCGGTCGCGGCCCTGCGCTCGATCGGTATCCAGCCGGATGCCATCGTGCTGCGTTCCGACCGACCCGTCGCCGACAGCATGAACCGCAAGATCGCCCTCATGTGTGACGTCGACCCGGAGGCGGTCGTCAACTGCCCCGACGCATCCAGCATCTATGACATCCCGAGCACACTGCACGACCAGGGCCTCGACGCGTACATCATCGACCACCTCGGCCTCGACGCGAGCGACGTCGACTGGACCGGCTGGCAGGGCCTGCTCGATGTCGTGCACAACCCGAAGCACGAGGTGACGATCGGGCTCGTCGGCAAATACATCGACCTTCCCGACGCCTACCTCTCCGTCACCGAGGCGCTCAAGGCCGGTGGCTTCGCGAATGACACGCGCGTGCGTCTTGAGTGGGTGCCGTCCGACGAGTGCGAGACGCCCGAAGGTGCCTCGCGCATGCTCGCGCACCTCGACGGCATCTGCGTCCCTGGCGGCTTCGGCATCCGTGGCATCGAGGGCAAACTCGGCGCCCTGCGCTTCGCGCGGGAGAACGGCATCCCGACCCTCGGGCTGTGCCTCGGCCTGCAGTGCATGGTGATCGAGTACGCGAGGGATGTCGCGGGCCTCGCCGGTGCCTCGTCGACCGAGTTCGACCCGGGCACGCCCGTGCCGGTCATCGCGACCATGGCTGAGCAGGTCGACATCATCGCCGGCGGCGACCTGGGTGGCACCATGCGCCTCGGTCTCTACGAGGCGGACCTCGCCGAGGGCTCGCTTGTCTCGGAGCTCTACGGCGGCCCGAGCGCGTCCGAGCGTCACCGTCACCGCTACGAGGTCAACAATGCCTACCGCGAGCAGATCGCGGACGCGGGCCTGTGGTTCTCGGGCACCTCGCCCGACGGCACGCTCGTCGAGTATGTCGAGCTGCCGCGCGACGTGCACCCGTTCTACGTGGGTACGCAGGCGCACCCGGAACTGCGCTCGCGGCCCAACAACGCGCATCCGCTCTTCTCCGGTCTCGTCGCGGCAGCGCTCGACCGCCAGCGCGCGAGCCGCCTCTTCGAGGTCAGCGAAGCAGCCGAGACGACCGCGGTCTGA
- a CDS encoding NAD kinase, translating to MSAGDGSSTVAGVRSILVVSHTGRSESLAAAAQVCRELLDGGVAAVTTREERLDLIKHDPALETIRVLGEDVSIDMLELGIVLGGDGTILRAAELLRGCSAPILGVNLGHVGFLAESERDDLAETVRRALNRDYLVEQRMTLEVRVKVGNAVAYETWALNEATVEKASRERMLEVVIEVDRRPLSSFGCDGVVMSTPTGSTAYSFSAGGPVVWPAVDALLLVPLSAHALFARPLVVGPDSVLAVEVLDRTQGNGVLWCDGRRTWDLPPGARVVVRRSELPVRLARLHQAPFTDRLVNKFQLPVAGWRGPESTATREVPIQAAHE from the coding sequence GTGAGTGCAGGTGACGGTTCGTCCACTGTGGCGGGCGTACGCAGCATCCTTGTCGTCTCCCACACGGGTCGCTCGGAGTCGCTCGCGGCGGCGGCCCAGGTCTGTCGCGAATTGCTCGACGGCGGGGTCGCTGCGGTCACGACGCGAGAGGAACGCCTGGACCTCATCAAGCATGACCCCGCGCTCGAGACGATTCGCGTCTTGGGCGAGGACGTCTCGATCGACATGCTCGAGCTCGGCATCGTGCTGGGCGGCGACGGCACGATCCTTCGCGCGGCGGAACTGCTGCGAGGCTGTTCGGCTCCCATCCTCGGCGTGAACCTGGGGCACGTGGGCTTCCTCGCTGAAAGCGAGCGCGACGACCTCGCCGAGACGGTGCGTCGAGCCCTCAACCGCGACTACCTCGTGGAGCAGCGCATGACGCTCGAGGTGCGGGTCAAGGTTGGCAACGCCGTCGCCTACGAGACCTGGGCGCTCAATGAGGCGACGGTCGAGAAGGCAAGCCGCGAACGGATGCTCGAGGTCGTCATCGAGGTCGACCGGCGGCCACTCTCGTCGTTCGGCTGCGATGGCGTCGTGATGTCGACCCCGACCGGGTCGACGGCGTATTCCTTCTCCGCGGGCGGGCCTGTCGTCTGGCCCGCCGTGGATGCGCTCCTGCTCGTGCCGCTGAGTGCCCACGCCCTCTTCGCGCGCCCCCTGGTCGTGGGCCCGGATTCGGTGCTCGCCGTCGAGGTGCTCGACCGCACGCAGGGCAATGGGGTGCTGTGGTGTGACGGACGCCGCACGTGGGACCTGCCGCCCGGTGCGCGTGTCGTCGTGAGGCGATCCGAACTCCCGGTGCGTCTCGCCCGCCTGCACCAGGCCCCGTTCACCGACCGGCTCGTCAACAAGTTCCAGCTCCCGGTTGCTGGATGGCGGGGCCCGGAGAGCACGGCAACGCGCGAGGTCCCGATCCAGGCGGCACATGAGTGA
- a CDS encoding pseudouridine synthase, whose amino-acid sequence MTFADSEQPEGVRLQKLMAAAGVASRRVSENLIAAGRVEVNGEVVTELGRRVMPEDQVSVDGVAIQLDTSRRYVMLNKPVGIVSSLQDERGRPDLSRFVSQYEERLFNVGRLDAQTSGLLILTNDGEMAHVLAHPSFGVMKTYIAKVRGKVSAQTIAKLTTGFELEDGFIAADKARLLTSGSNADASMVEITLHSGRNRIVRRMLDEVGHPVIDLVRRQFGPLHLGTLKAGQMRELTKDEVGKLLTIARENGSTR is encoded by the coding sequence ATGACGTTCGCTGATTCCGAGCAGCCCGAGGGCGTGCGGCTGCAGAAGCTCATGGCCGCCGCGGGCGTTGCCTCGCGCCGCGTCTCGGAGAATCTCATCGCCGCGGGCCGTGTCGAGGTCAACGGCGAGGTCGTGACCGAGCTCGGTCGTCGAGTCATGCCCGAGGACCAGGTGTCGGTCGATGGCGTCGCCATCCAGCTCGACACCTCGCGGCGCTACGTCATGCTCAACAAGCCGGTCGGCATCGTCAGCTCGCTGCAGGATGAGCGCGGGCGTCCCGATCTCAGTCGCTTCGTCTCCCAGTACGAGGAACGGCTCTTCAACGTCGGCAGGCTCGACGCGCAGACCTCCGGACTTCTGATCCTCACGAACGATGGCGAGATGGCGCATGTGCTCGCGCATCCGTCGTTCGGGGTCATGAAGACCTACATCGCCAAGGTGCGCGGCAAGGTCAGCGCGCAGACCATCGCAAAGCTCACGACCGGTTTCGAGCTGGAGGACGGCTTCATCGCGGCCGACAAGGCTCGACTCCTCACGAGCGGCAGCAATGCCGATGCGTCGATGGTCGAGATCACGCTGCACTCGGGCCGCAACCGCATCGTGCGACGGATGCTCGATGAGGTCGGGCATCCCGTCATCGACCTGGTGCGTCGCCAGTTCGGCCCACTGCACCTGGGCACGCTCAAGGCGGGACAGATGCGCGAGCTGACGAAGGATGAGGTCGGCAAGCTGTTGACGATCGCGCGAGAGAACGGATCCACCCGGTGA
- the scpB gene encoding SMC-Scp complex subunit ScpB: protein MATDESTATIEAEADVAAPAPPTAEELRARLEAILMVVDEPQGIVTLATALGAPVKAVRAAIDALVADYDGEAASPRRGFELREVGGGWRIYVREEHDAIVKDFVLTQNPSRLSQAALETLAVIAYKQPITRGAIASIRAVNVDSVVRTLLGRGLITEAFTDAETGAIHYATTDLLLVQLGINSLNELPPISPLLADGSEGFDDVR, encoded by the coding sequence ATGGCAACTGATGAGAGCACCGCGACGATCGAGGCCGAAGCGGATGTCGCGGCTCCTGCGCCGCCGACCGCCGAGGAACTTCGCGCTCGCCTTGAGGCGATCCTCATGGTCGTCGATGAGCCGCAGGGGATCGTGACGCTCGCGACGGCGCTCGGGGCACCCGTCAAGGCGGTGCGCGCCGCGATCGACGCGCTCGTCGCGGACTACGACGGCGAGGCGGCGTCGCCCCGTCGTGGCTTCGAGCTGCGCGAGGTCGGCGGCGGGTGGCGCATCTACGTGCGCGAGGAGCACGACGCGATCGTCAAGGACTTCGTGCTGACGCAGAACCCGAGCCGGCTCTCGCAGGCCGCCCTTGAGACGCTCGCGGTGATCGCCTACAAGCAGCCGATCACGCGCGGCGCGATCGCATCGATCCGCGCCGTCAACGTCGATTCCGTCGTGCGCACGCTGCTGGGCCGCGGGCTCATCACCGAGGCGTTCACGGATGCCGAGACGGGCGCGATTCACTACGCCACGACCGACCTGCTGCTGGTGCAGCTCGGCATCAACTCCCTCAACGAGTTGCCGCCGATCTCGCCCCTGCTCGCTGACGGATCGGAGGGTTTCGATGACGTTCGCTGA
- a CDS encoding ParA family protein, whose product MSAELDGVDVQAVSPKLGPTGRPARTFGEPEPLGSHGPARIIALCNQKGGVGKTTTTISVGAALADYGRRVLAIDFDPQGALSAGLGVQTHDVPNIYDLLLGTLKDPHEAIQHTATPGLDVIPANIDLSAAEVHLVNEVAREQILAGVLRKVKDEYDVILIDCQPSLGLLTVNALTASHGVLIPLECEFFALRGVALLIETIEKVKDRLNPAIQLDGILATMYDSRTLHSREVLERVVETFGDKVFETVIGRTIKFPDASVAAAPITQFAPEHAAAEAYRQLARELVFRGAVA is encoded by the coding sequence ATGTCGGCGGAACTCGACGGGGTCGACGTGCAGGCAGTGTCGCCCAAGCTGGGCCCCACGGGCCGGCCGGCACGCACCTTCGGCGAGCCTGAACCGCTGGGCTCGCACGGCCCTGCCCGCATCATCGCCCTCTGCAACCAGAAGGGCGGCGTCGGCAAGACGACGACGACCATCAGTGTCGGGGCGGCGCTCGCCGACTACGGCCGCCGCGTGCTCGCGATCGACTTCGACCCGCAGGGTGCGCTGTCGGCGGGCCTTGGCGTGCAGACGCACGACGTGCCCAACATCTACGACCTACTGCTCGGCACGCTGAAGGACCCCCACGAGGCAATCCAGCACACGGCGACGCCGGGCCTCGACGTGATCCCGGCGAACATCGACCTCTCGGCGGCGGAGGTGCACCTCGTCAACGAGGTCGCGCGCGAGCAGATCCTCGCCGGCGTGCTGCGCAAGGTGAAGGACGAGTACGACGTCATCCTGATCGACTGCCAGCCCTCGCTCGGCCTGCTGACCGTCAACGCGCTCACGGCGAGCCACGGCGTGCTCATTCCCCTCGAGTGCGAGTTCTTCGCCCTCCGCGGTGTCGCGCTGCTCATCGAGACGATCGAGAAGGTCAAGGACCGGCTGAACCCCGCCATCCAGCTCGACGGCATTCTCGCCACGATGTATGACTCGCGCACGCTGCACTCGCGTGAGGTGCTCGAGCGAGTCGTGGAGACCTTCGGCGACAAGGTGTTCGAGACCGTCATCGGCCGCACGATCAAGTTCCCCGATGCATCCGTCGCCGCGGCGCCCATCACGCAGTTCGCCCCCGAACACGCGGCCGCCGAGGCCTACCGGCAGCTCGCGAGAGAGCTCGTATTCCGCGGTGCGGTCGCTTGA
- a CDS encoding HAD-IIA family hydrolase, whose product MVDLDGVVYKGDHAIPAAVESLTSTTLRVGYLTNNASRTAASVAEHLQRLGLPASESDVVTSSQAAARLLLGLVDDGAEVLVVGGEGLIVEVERAGLRPVRTASDATSAVVQGFSPEVGWKDLAEAAYALQGDHAERHWVATNNDWTIPLARGVAPGNGTLVSAVHTAVARLPVIAGKPETPIFEAAMERFGARTALFVGDRLDTDILGANRAGLRSALVLTGIDGARQLLAAGPTMRPDVILGDLSELDAPYPEVVTQADGVTRVGGSAVRLVGQTLELVEAGSFPDLVRAASAAVWGSGMAIFAIDVTGPLLDALRIAR is encoded by the coding sequence ATGGTCGACCTCGACGGCGTCGTCTACAAGGGTGACCACGCCATCCCTGCGGCGGTCGAGAGCCTGACGTCGACGACCCTCCGCGTTGGGTACCTGACGAACAATGCCTCGCGCACGGCGGCCTCGGTTGCCGAGCACCTGCAGCGACTCGGGCTGCCGGCATCCGAGTCGGATGTCGTCACCTCCTCGCAGGCGGCGGCGCGACTGCTGCTGGGGCTCGTCGACGATGGCGCCGAGGTGCTCGTCGTCGGGGGAGAGGGCCTCATCGTGGAGGTGGAGCGCGCGGGCCTCAGGCCCGTGCGCACCGCGAGTGATGCGACGTCTGCCGTCGTGCAGGGCTTCTCTCCCGAGGTCGGGTGGAAGGATCTGGCTGAGGCGGCATATGCCCTGCAGGGTGACCACGCCGAGCGGCATTGGGTCGCGACGAACAATGACTGGACGATCCCGCTCGCGCGAGGCGTCGCCCCCGGCAACGGCACGCTCGTCTCTGCCGTGCACACGGCCGTGGCGAGGCTCCCTGTGATCGCTGGCAAGCCGGAGACCCCTATCTTCGAGGCGGCGATGGAGCGGTTCGGCGCGCGCACGGCCCTGTTCGTGGGCGACCGGCTCGACACCGACATCCTTGGTGCCAATCGGGCCGGTCTTCGTTCCGCGCTGGTGCTGACGGGCATTGACGGGGCGCGCCAGCTGCTCGCGGCTGGCCCCACGATGCGTCCCGACGTGATCCTGGGCGACCTGTCGGAGCTTGACGCGCCCTATCCCGAGGTCGTCACCCAGGCTGACGGAGTCACGCGCGTGGGAGGTTCCGCCGTGCGGCTCGTGGGACAGACGCTCGAGCTCGTGGAAGCGGGGAGTTTCCCAGACCTTGTGCGCGCGGCATCCGCTGCCGTGTGGGGGTCCGGGATGGCGATCTTTGCGATCGACGTGACCGGGCCGCTGCTCGACGCCCTGCGTATCGCGCGCTGA
- the xerD gene encoding site-specific tyrosine recombinase XerD, translated as MTGEALPVLVDRYLRHLGIERGRAANTLAAYGRDLGRYLEFLEARGIRSVDAVSGTDVAALTQELAAGEGKSASSVARVLSSVRGFHRFCLDEGYAATDAAAEQKPPKLALRLPKAIALDQVEAILAAASGDDPVSLRDRALLELLYATGARVSEAVGLNVDDVMGEGDVVRLLGKGGKQRIVPLGSYAREAIDAYLVRARPGMSAKGRATPALFLGVRGARVSRQNAWLIIRARAEQAGIEGEVSPHSLRHSFATHLLEGGADVRVVQELLGHASVATTQLYTLVTADTLRDMYTTAHPRAR; from the coding sequence GTGACGGGCGAGGCACTGCCGGTGCTCGTCGACCGGTACCTGCGGCACCTCGGCATCGAGCGCGGGCGCGCGGCGAACACGCTCGCGGCGTATGGGCGCGATCTGGGGCGGTATCTCGAGTTCCTTGAGGCACGCGGCATCCGCTCGGTCGACGCCGTGTCTGGCACGGATGTCGCCGCGTTGACGCAGGAGCTTGCCGCGGGGGAGGGCAAGAGCGCCTCGTCGGTGGCGCGGGTGCTGTCTTCGGTGCGCGGCTTCCACCGCTTCTGCCTCGATGAGGGGTATGCGGCGACGGATGCCGCGGCCGAACAGAAGCCGCCGAAGCTCGCGCTGCGCCTGCCGAAGGCGATCGCGCTCGACCAGGTGGAGGCGATCCTGGCAGCGGCCTCGGGTGACGACCCCGTGTCGCTGCGCGATCGCGCCCTCCTCGAACTGCTCTACGCGACGGGCGCGCGCGTCTCGGAGGCCGTGGGGCTCAACGTCGACGACGTGATGGGTGAGGGGGACGTCGTGCGCCTGCTCGGCAAGGGCGGCAAGCAGCGCATCGTTCCGCTTGGCTCGTATGCTCGGGAGGCGATCGACGCGTACCTCGTGCGCGCGCGGCCCGGGATGTCGGCGAAGGGCAGGGCGACCCCCGCGCTGTTCCTCGGGGTGCGCGGTGCCAGGGTCTCGAGGCAGAACGCGTGGCTGATCATCCGCGCGCGGGCCGAGCAGGCCGGCATCGAGGGCGAGGTCTCCCCACACAGCCTGCGGCACTCCTTCGCGACGCACCTGCTCGAGGGCGGGGCGGACGTGCGCGTCGTGCAGGAGTTGCTCGGCCACGCCTCTGTCGCCACGACGCAGCTCTACACGCTCGTGACGGCGGACACGCTCCGCGACATGTACACGACGGCGCACCCTCGCGCGCGGTGA
- a CDS encoding ScpA family protein, translating into MTVTEGADAAGGAGSAGFTVTVGDFDGPFDLLLTLIGKHELDITEVSLSLVTSEFIAYLRTLDTQDELNEASEFLVVAATLLDLKVAGLLPQGELVDAEDVALLEARDLLFARLLQYRAFKEASAWFDERLTAESGRTVRSVRLEEKFRASTPELVWTLSPDDFAALAAVALAPKELPTVGLDHLHAPLVSIREQAATVVALLRRGEPMTFRQLIAGAEQKGVIIARFLAVLELYRSAAISFEQIEPLGELTVQWTAEHWSDENLANLGADYGN; encoded by the coding sequence GTGACGGTGACTGAGGGGGCGGATGCCGCAGGCGGTGCCGGTTCCGCCGGTTTCACCGTCACCGTGGGTGACTTCGACGGGCCGTTCGACCTGCTGCTGACGCTGATCGGCAAGCATGAGCTCGACATCACGGAGGTCTCGTTGAGCCTCGTGACATCCGAGTTCATCGCCTACCTGCGCACACTTGACACGCAGGACGAACTCAACGAGGCGAGTGAGTTCCTTGTCGTAGCCGCGACGCTGCTCGACCTGAAGGTGGCGGGGCTGCTGCCGCAGGGGGAGCTCGTCGACGCGGAGGATGTCGCGCTGCTGGAGGCCCGCGACCTGCTGTTCGCCCGCCTGCTGCAGTACCGCGCCTTCAAGGAGGCGTCGGCGTGGTTCGACGAGCGGCTCACGGCCGAGTCGGGTCGCACGGTGCGCTCGGTGCGACTGGAGGAGAAGTTCCGCGCCTCGACACCCGAGCTCGTGTGGACGCTCTCGCCCGATGACTTCGCGGCGCTCGCGGCCGTGGCACTCGCGCCCAAGGAACTGCCGACCGTGGGGCTCGACCACCTGCACGCGCCGCTCGTGAGCATCCGGGAGCAGGCGGCGACGGTCGTTGCGCTGCTGCGTCGCGGCGAGCCCATGACGTTCCGCCAGCTCATCGCGGGTGCGGAGCAGAAGGGCGTCATCATCGCGCGCTTCCTCGCCGTGCTCGAGCTCTACCGCAGCGCCGCGATCTCCTTCGAGCAGATCGAGCCGCTCGGCGAACTGACCGTGCAGTGGACAGCGGAACACTGGTCCGACGAGAACCTCGCCAACCTGGGGGCTGACTATGGCAACTGA